From the genome of Halomonas sp. MCCC 1A13316, one region includes:
- a CDS encoding LemA family protein: MQVTTIVLLVVLALLVVYGVSIYNRLVALKNRYQNAFAQIEVQLKRRYDLIPNLVETAKAYMAHERDTLTAVTEARNAALAGLKSAAARPGDPGAMAELAGAEGALGAALGRLNVVMEAYPDLKASDNMHQLSETLTSTENRVAFARQAFNDAVMQYNTYKQSFPPVLLAGPLGHSEDAALLEFDDSAEIQAAPSVRF, translated from the coding sequence ATGCAAGTCACGACAATCGTGCTACTGGTAGTGCTGGCCCTGCTGGTGGTCTACGGCGTCAGCATCTACAACCGCTTGGTGGCCTTGAAGAACCGTTACCAGAATGCTTTCGCCCAGATCGAGGTGCAGCTGAAGCGACGCTATGACCTGATCCCCAACCTGGTGGAAACCGCCAAGGCCTACATGGCTCACGAGCGCGACACACTGACTGCAGTGACCGAGGCGCGCAACGCCGCCCTGGCCGGGCTGAAGTCGGCCGCCGCCAGGCCGGGCGATCCCGGCGCCATGGCCGAACTGGCTGGTGCCGAGGGTGCACTGGGGGCCGCCCTGGGGCGGCTCAACGTAGTGATGGAGGCCTATCCGGACCTCAAGGCCTCCGACAACATGCACCAGCTCTCCGAGACCCTCACCAGCACCGAAAATCGTGTCGCCTTCGCCCGCCAGGCCTTCAACGACGCGGTCATGCAGTACAACACCTACAAGCAGAGCTTCCCGCCGGTGCTGCTGGCGGGGCCGCTGGGTCACAGCGAAGATGCGGCGCTGCTGGAGTTCGACGATAGCGCCGAGATCCAGGCCGCGCCCAGCGTTCGCTTCTGA
- a CDS encoding cation:proton antiporter family protein produces MIDAAFIIAACLGGVTALAIRLPPLVGFLAAGFALNMLGYESTPLLTTIAEVGVTLLLFSIGLKLNVRHLLKGEVWGSASLHMIGSSLLFLLVLGALKWLGLEQLGNTGWSTLLLLGFALSFSSTVFVVKVLEKRSETQSAHGRLALGVLIMQDVFAVIFISTSSGELPSPWALGLVLLKPLAPLLRQTLDRFGHGEMQMLFGMFLALVLGYGLFELVGLKGDLGALVIGLLLAPHPAAGNLSRSMFNLKELLLVGFFLSIGFTSTPTWEMLGLAMLLVLVLPLKSLLYQVVFMAFPMRHRTSLLATLTLTNYSEFGLIVGALAVATGWLAQEWLVVLSLAVALSFAFSAVLNTVSESAYRRLEALLPARQEQALSTRERPIEIGDAQAVVLGMGRIGRSVYRRLRKQYGLRVLGIDSNPKTVTDLGERGFNLLEGDALDSDFWDKLLMSDDVQMVILAMPHHSGNLFALQQLRNRQFPGRITAVVEYPEEIEPIRELGANAVFHVYDEAGRALADSAAETAGVAPVAQQMG; encoded by the coding sequence ATGATCGACGCCGCTTTCATCATTGCCGCCTGCCTCGGTGGCGTGACGGCCCTGGCCATACGCCTGCCGCCACTCGTCGGATTCCTGGCGGCCGGCTTCGCCCTCAACATGCTGGGCTATGAGTCGACGCCGCTGCTTACCACGATCGCGGAGGTCGGCGTGACGCTGCTGTTATTCAGCATCGGGTTGAAGCTCAACGTTCGCCACCTGCTCAAGGGCGAGGTATGGGGCAGCGCATCGTTGCACATGATAGGGTCCAGCCTGCTCTTCCTGCTCGTTCTCGGCGCGCTCAAGTGGCTGGGACTGGAACAACTGGGGAACACTGGCTGGTCCACCCTGCTGCTGCTGGGCTTCGCCCTCTCCTTTTCCAGCACGGTCTTCGTGGTCAAGGTTCTCGAAAAACGCAGCGAGACCCAGTCGGCTCATGGCCGCCTGGCGCTCGGGGTGCTGATCATGCAGGACGTCTTCGCCGTCATTTTCATTTCGACCTCGTCCGGCGAACTGCCAAGCCCCTGGGCTCTTGGACTGGTACTGCTGAAACCTCTGGCGCCGCTGCTACGTCAGACACTGGATCGCTTCGGACACGGCGAGATGCAGATGCTGTTCGGCATGTTCCTGGCCCTGGTGCTGGGTTACGGCCTGTTCGAACTGGTCGGCCTCAAGGGCGACCTCGGCGCTCTGGTCATCGGCCTGCTGCTGGCGCCGCATCCCGCCGCCGGCAACCTCTCCCGTTCCATGTTCAACCTGAAGGAGTTGCTGCTTGTGGGCTTCTTCCTGAGCATCGGCTTCACCAGTACGCCGACTTGGGAGATGCTGGGCCTGGCCATGCTGCTGGTACTTGTATTACCGCTCAAGAGCCTGCTCTACCAAGTGGTTTTCATGGCGTTCCCGATGCGGCACCGGACCTCGCTGCTGGCCACCCTGACGCTCACCAACTATTCCGAGTTCGGCCTGATCGTAGGCGCCCTGGCGGTCGCCACGGGCTGGCTGGCACAGGAGTGGCTGGTCGTGCTGTCACTGGCGGTAGCCCTGAGCTTCGCTTTTTCCGCCGTGCTCAATACCGTCAGCGAGAGCGCCTACCGTCGTCTGGAGGCGCTGCTTCCCGCCAGGCAGGAACAGGCGCTGTCGACCCGTGAACGACCGATCGAAATCGGCGACGCCCAGGCGGTGGTACTTGGCATGGGGCGGATCGGACGCAGCGTCTATCGGCGACTGCGCAAGCAGTATGGCCTGAGGGTACTGGGCATCGACAGCAATCCAAAGACCGTCACCGACCTTGGCGAGCGCGGTTTCAATCTGCTCGAAGGAGATGCGCTGGATTCGGATTTCTGGGATAAGTTGCTGATGTCGGACGACGTGCAAATGGTCATCCTGGCCATGCCACACCATTCGGGGAACCTCTTCGCGCTGCAACAGCTGCGCAACCGTCAGTTCCCTGGTCGCATCACTGCAGTCGTCGAATATCCCGAAGAGATCGAACCGATACGCGAACTGGGGGCCAATGCAGTCTTCCATGTCTATGACGAGGCGGGGAGAGCCTTGGCAGACAGCGCTGCCGAAACCGCAGGAGTCGCGCCCGTGGCGCAGCAGATGGGCTGA